A region of Streptomyces deccanensis DNA encodes the following proteins:
- a CDS encoding ArsR/SmtB family transcription factor, whose translation MLSIHFTTEDMGNTRLAAEPDVLWEVLLSLHALQKRPGTKEFGLWRERTRGRLLGGTAHLTRMLCELAPPVGYSADFLTPTAGTSCLDEALDHLLATPRTRLRADLGDLAPRRAPDPRLGALAAGDPEVLGTLGEAVRRYHRTALAPYWRAVRAQLEADRATRLHALATGGVARLLTHLHPQARWRPPVLELPYPVDQDLFLNGRGLVLLPSFFCFGAPITLKNPDTAPVLVYPVVRGRGWAEGGTAGDEPVPRPLAALLGRTRATVMHLLVHGSTTGELARRADISAASASQHATVLRQAGLVSTRRQGNTVRHVLSPLGAELLNSPRGPH comes from the coding sequence GTGCTGAGCATCCACTTCACGACCGAGGACATGGGCAACACCCGTCTGGCCGCCGAGCCGGACGTGCTCTGGGAGGTGCTGCTGAGCCTGCACGCCCTGCAGAAGCGGCCCGGCACCAAGGAGTTCGGCCTGTGGCGCGAGCGGACCCGCGGCCGGCTGCTCGGCGGTACGGCGCACCTGACCCGCATGCTGTGCGAGCTGGCGCCGCCCGTGGGCTACTCGGCGGACTTCCTCACGCCGACCGCGGGCACCTCCTGCCTGGACGAAGCCCTCGACCACCTGCTCGCCACCCCCCGGACCCGGCTCCGCGCCGACCTCGGCGACCTCGCCCCCCGGCGCGCGCCGGACCCCCGGCTGGGTGCACTGGCCGCCGGTGACCCGGAGGTCCTCGGGACCCTCGGAGAAGCCGTCCGGAGGTACCACCGCACAGCTCTGGCCCCCTACTGGCGGGCCGTCCGCGCCCAGTTGGAGGCCGACCGGGCCACTCGTCTGCACGCCCTGGCCACGGGAGGCGTCGCACGGCTGCTCACCCATCTGCACCCGCAGGCGCGCTGGCGGCCGCCCGTGCTCGAACTCCCCTACCCCGTGGACCAGGACCTCTTCCTCAACGGCCGAGGCCTGGTGCTCCTGCCGTCGTTCTTCTGCTTCGGCGCCCCCATCACGCTCAAGAACCCCGACACGGCTCCGGTGCTGGTCTATCCCGTCGTACGCGGCCGGGGCTGGGCGGAGGGAGGCACCGCGGGGGACGAGCCGGTCCCCCGCCCGTTGGCGGCGCTGCTGGGCCGCACCCGGGCGACGGTCATGCATCTGCTCGTGCACGGCAGCACCACCGGTGAACTGGCCCGTCGCGCGGACATCTCCGCGGCGTCGGCGAGCCAGCACGCCACCGTGCTGCGCCAGGCCGGGCTGGTGTCCACCCGCAGACAGGGCAACACCGTGCGGCACGTGCTCTCCCCGCTCGGCGCCGAGCTCCTCAACTCCCCGCGCGGGCCCCACTGA
- the tnpA gene encoding IS200/IS605 family transposase, translating to MAEMHEIRTGRHCAFVMHVHLVFVTKFRHKVFTDAHLRRMEEIMRSVCTDFECELVEFNGEDNHVHLLVNFPPKIAVTKLVNSLKGVSSRRLRQEFPDLVRHYWRANKLWSGSYFAGTVGGAPLSVVRQYIEQQNRPV from the coding sequence ATGGCTGAGATGCATGAGATCAGAACTGGTAGGCACTGTGCTTTCGTGATGCATGTGCACTTGGTCTTCGTGACCAAGTTCCGGCACAAGGTGTTCACCGATGCCCACTTGAGGCGCATGGAGGAGATCATGCGGTCGGTGTGTACGGACTTCGAGTGCGAGCTGGTGGAGTTCAACGGCGAAGACAACCACGTCCACCTGTTGGTGAACTTCCCGCCCAAGATCGCCGTCACCAAACTCGTCAACTCCCTCAAGGGTGTCTCCTCCCGCCGCCTGCGCCAGGAGTTCCCCGACCTGGTACGGCACTACTGGCGGGCCAACAAGCTCTGGTCCGGTTCCTACTTCGCCGGAACTGTCGGCGGCGCCCCGCTCTCCGTGGTCAGGCAGTACATCGAGCAGCAGAACCGGCCGGTATGA
- the argG gene encoding argininosuccinate synthase — MSKVLTSLPAGERVGIAFSGGLDTSVAVAWMRDKGAVPCTYTADIGQYDEPDIASVPGRAKTYGAEIARLVDCRAALVEEGLAALTCGAFHIRSGGRAYFNTTPLGRAVTGTLLVRAMLEDDVQIWGDGSTFKGNDIERFYRYGLLANPHLRIYKPWLDADFVTELGGRKEMSEWLVAHQLPYRDSTEKAYSTDANIWGATHEAKTLEHLDTGVETVEPIMGVRFWDPSVEIATEDVTIGFDQGRPVTINGKEFASAVDLVMEANAIGGRHGLGMSDQIENRIIEAKSRGIYEAPGMALLHAAYERLVNAIHNEDTLAQYHSEGRRLGRLMYEGRWLDPQALMIRESLQRWVGAAVTGEVTLRLRRGEDYSILDTTGPAFSYHPDKLSMERTEDSAFGPVDRIGQLTMRNLDIADSRAKLEQYAGLGLIGTGSPTVGASQAAATGLIGTMPELPQGGAEAIASRGEVSEEDALLDRAAMESGTD; from the coding sequence ATGTCCAAGGTCCTCACCTCTCTTCCGGCCGGCGAGCGCGTCGGCATCGCCTTCTCGGGCGGGCTCGACACCTCGGTCGCCGTCGCGTGGATGCGTGACAAGGGTGCCGTCCCCTGCACCTACACGGCTGACATCGGCCAGTACGACGAGCCCGACATCGCCTCGGTGCCCGGCCGCGCGAAGACCTACGGTGCCGAGATCGCGCGCCTGGTCGACTGCCGCGCCGCGCTGGTCGAGGAGGGCCTGGCCGCGCTGACCTGCGGCGCGTTCCACATCCGCTCCGGCGGGCGGGCGTACTTCAACACCACCCCCCTCGGCCGTGCCGTCACCGGCACGCTGCTGGTCCGGGCGATGCTGGAGGACGACGTCCAGATCTGGGGCGACGGCTCGACCTTCAAGGGCAACGACATCGAGCGGTTCTACCGCTACGGCCTGCTCGCCAACCCGCACCTGCGCATCTACAAGCCCTGGCTGGACGCCGACTTCGTCACCGAGCTCGGTGGCCGCAAGGAGATGTCCGAGTGGCTGGTCGCGCACCAGCTGCCGTACCGGGACTCCACGGAGAAGGCGTACTCCACCGACGCCAACATCTGGGGCGCCACCCACGAGGCGAAGACCCTGGAGCACCTGGACACCGGCGTCGAGACCGTCGAGCCCATCATGGGCGTCCGGTTCTGGGACCCGTCCGTCGAGATCGCCACCGAGGACGTGACGATCGGCTTCGACCAGGGCCGCCCGGTCACCATCAACGGCAAGGAGTTCGCCTCCGCCGTCGACCTGGTGATGGAGGCCAACGCCATCGGCGGCCGCCACGGCCTCGGCATGTCCGACCAGATCGAGAACCGCATCATCGAGGCCAAGAGCCGCGGCATCTACGAGGCGCCCGGCATGGCCCTCCTGCACGCCGCCTACGAGCGCCTCGTCAACGCCATCCACAACGAGGACACCCTCGCCCAGTACCACTCCGAGGGCCGTCGCCTCGGCCGCCTGATGTACGAGGGCCGCTGGCTGGACCCGCAGGCCCTGATGATCCGGGAGTCCCTGCAGCGCTGGGTCGGCGCGGCGGTCACCGGCGAGGTCACCCTCCGCCTGCGGCGCGGCGAGGACTACTCGATCCTCGACACCACGGGCCCGGCGTTCTCGTACCACCCGGACAAGCTGTCCATGGAGCGCACCGAGGACTCGGCGTTCGGCCCGGTCGACCGGATCGGCCAGCTCACCATGCGCAACCTCGACATCGCCGACTCCCGCGCCAAGCTGGAGCAGTACGCGGGCCTCGGCCTGATCGGCACCGGCAGCCCCACGGTCGGCGCCTCGCAGGCCGCCGCGACCGGGCTGATCGGCACCATGCCGGAGCTGCCGCAGGGCGGCGCCGAGGCCATCGCCTCGCGCGGCGAGGTCTCCGAGGAGGACGCCCTCCTGGACCGCGCCGCGATGGAGTCCGGCACGGACTGA
- a CDS encoding HEAT repeat domain-containing protein: MAGRCRGLRGGRVGVVRGGGADGAAHQIAHFLRELTATEPGRRAAAVKGLGRVGRWAAAYEDVVAGVAEAVVRAAQDPAAVVRAGAADALGLLGHVGGDGAGAVIVGLMGDPDGGVRRRASLAAERLALEGPDVVGAFRRLMSDDSDWHLRLNGLLGLARREGNPETAVLIRLLGDNGTMVWGHARIALYASLRDRRVREQVLHTARYGRGMSRARALDMLPSKDLARLRGSLLDGLRDECPGVRGMSASKLPDDRRSRTAVLSALAAETDAEAARQMLHTLGWWGEERAEPLAVRWLDHPESGSTAVWALARIDTSAAWELIRTVVVSGPGPGPGPGPGPELWPGLGHHEVRTAAARALGERPDPRTTELLLPLLRDPDERIRAGAVRGLMQLGQHEPRGAEQQAERRAVVEALLGLLTTDEAILHDTRNALSHYPETLPAVRRLIDHPSDEVRAVVVSLLDVDEDGDVRLLLGHLHDPSESVRYQALYGISRYVDAYGELPEAADRAGLLGELEALAHGPHSSVTSFNIRLTAGRILDKLEKEGKA; the protein is encoded by the coding sequence GTGGCGGGGCGGTGCAGGGGACTCCGAGGGGGACGCGTGGGAGTTGTCAGGGGCGGGGGAGCCGACGGCGCGGCGCATCAAATCGCCCATTTCCTAAGGGAGTTGACAGCCACAGAACCTGGGCGGAGGGCTGCCGCAGTCAAAGGGCTCGGGCGGGTGGGGCGTTGGGCTGCGGCGTACGAGGACGTGGTCGCCGGTGTGGCGGAGGCCGTCGTACGGGCCGCTCAGGACCCCGCCGCCGTGGTGCGGGCCGGGGCGGCGGACGCGCTCGGCCTGCTGGGGCACGTCGGAGGAGACGGCGCGGGCGCGGTGATCGTCGGTCTGATGGGGGACCCGGACGGCGGCGTACGGCGGCGCGCGTCGCTCGCGGCCGAACGGCTGGCGCTGGAGGGGCCGGACGTCGTCGGGGCGTTCCGGCGGCTGATGTCCGACGACTCGGACTGGCACCTGCGGCTCAACGGGCTGCTCGGGTTGGCCCGACGGGAGGGGAACCCCGAAACGGCGGTCCTCATACGGCTGTTGGGGGACAACGGCACCATGGTGTGGGGGCACGCGCGCATCGCCCTCTACGCGTCGCTGCGGGACCGGCGCGTACGGGAGCAGGTCCTGCACACCGCCCGGTACGGCCGGGGCATGTCCCGGGCGCGGGCCCTGGACATGCTGCCGTCGAAGGACCTGGCCCGGCTGCGCGGCTCGCTCCTCGACGGCCTGCGCGACGAGTGCCCCGGGGTCCGGGGCATGTCCGCGTCCAAGCTGCCCGACGACCGGCGCTCCCGCACGGCGGTCCTGTCCGCCCTGGCGGCCGAGACCGACGCGGAGGCCGCCCGGCAGATGCTCCACACCCTCGGGTGGTGGGGGGAGGAGCGGGCCGAACCGCTCGCGGTGCGCTGGCTGGACCACCCGGAGTCGGGGTCCACCGCTGTGTGGGCACTGGCCCGCATCGACACCTCGGCGGCCTGGGAGCTGATCAGGACGGTGGTCGTCTCCGGTCCCGGCCCCGGGCCCGGTCCCGGCCCCGGTCCCGAGCTGTGGCCCGGTCTCGGTCATCACGAGGTGCGGACGGCCGCCGCCAGGGCGCTGGGCGAGCGCCCGGACCCACGGACCACCGAACTACTGCTGCCGCTGCTGCGCGATCCCGACGAGCGGATACGGGCCGGAGCGGTGCGGGGGCTGATGCAGCTCGGGCAGCACGAACCGCGAGGCGCGGAGCAACAGGCGGAGCGGCGCGCGGTGGTCGAGGCGCTGCTCGGTCTCCTGACGACCGACGAGGCGATCCTCCACGACACCCGGAACGCGCTCAGCCACTACCCCGAGACCCTCCCCGCCGTACGGCGGTTGATCGACCACCCGTCCGACGAGGTCAGGGCGGTGGTCGTCTCCCTCCTGGACGTGGACGAGGACGGCGATGTGCGCCTCCTGCTCGGCCACCTCCACGATCCGTCGGAATCCGTGCGGTACCAGGCCCTGTACGGGATCAGCCGGTATGTGGACGCGTACGGCGAGCTGCCCGAGGCGGCCGACCGGGCAGGCCTGCTCGGCGAGTTGGAGGCACTCGCGCACGGTCCTCACTCCTCCGTCACCTCCTTCAACATCCGCCTGACGGCGGGCCGCATCCTCGACAAGCTGGAGAAGGAGGGGAAGGCCTGA
- a CDS encoding RNA-guided endonuclease InsQ/TnpB family protein: MQLRYAFRLYPDAGQQVALAKAFGCARVVFNDCVRAREDARRAGKPFLKAGELSTRLITEAKRTVERSWLGEVSAVVLQQSLRDAEAAYKNFFASRKGTRKGPRLGAPRFKSRRDARQSIRFTANARWGITDSGRLNLPKIGAVKVKWSRTLPATPTSVTVIKDSAGRFFASFVIDTDPAEDAARMPATDQSIGIDLGLTHFAVLSTGEKIDSPRFLRRAEKKLKRAQRELSRKQKGSKNRQKARLKVARAHAKVTDARKEFHHQLSTRLISENQGIAVESLSVTGLARTKLAKSVHDAGWTAFVNMLEYKAQRYGRTLIKIGRFEPTSQTCSTCGVKDGPKPLHIREWTCTACGTLHDRDHNAALNVHQAAGLAVTACGAPVRPGAIPAQREETGSHGIPTGNRAA; the protein is encoded by the coding sequence ATGCAGCTCCGGTACGCCTTCAGGTTGTACCCGGACGCCGGTCAGCAGGTCGCCCTGGCCAAAGCGTTCGGGTGCGCCCGCGTCGTGTTCAACGACTGCGTGCGCGCCCGTGAGGACGCCCGCAGGGCGGGCAAGCCCTTCTTGAAGGCCGGTGAGCTGTCCACCCGTCTGATCACCGAAGCGAAACGGACCGTGGAGCGGTCCTGGCTGGGTGAGGTCTCCGCAGTCGTCCTGCAGCAGTCGCTGCGCGACGCCGAGGCCGCGTACAAGAACTTCTTCGCCTCCCGCAAGGGCACGCGCAAGGGCCCGAGGCTGGGGGCGCCCCGGTTCAAGTCCCGCAGGGATGCCCGGCAGTCGATCCGGTTTACCGCCAACGCCCGCTGGGGCATCACCGACAGCGGCCGGCTGAACCTGCCGAAGATCGGGGCGGTGAAGGTGAAGTGGTCCCGCACCCTGCCCGCCACCCCCACCTCCGTGACCGTGATCAAGGACAGCGCGGGCAGGTTCTTCGCCTCGTTCGTCATCGACACCGACCCCGCCGAAGACGCCGCCCGGATGCCCGCCACCGACCAGAGCATCGGCATCGACCTGGGACTGACGCATTTCGCGGTGCTGTCCACCGGAGAGAAGATCGACTCCCCCCGGTTCTTGCGCCGTGCGGAGAAGAAACTCAAGCGCGCCCAGCGCGAGCTGTCCCGCAAACAGAAGGGATCGAAGAACCGCCAGAAGGCACGCCTGAAGGTCGCCCGCGCCCACGCCAAGGTCACCGACGCCCGCAAGGAGTTCCACCACCAGCTCTCCACCCGGCTGATCTCCGAGAACCAAGGAATCGCCGTCGAGAGTCTGTCGGTGACGGGACTGGCGCGTACGAAGCTGGCCAAGTCCGTCCACGACGCGGGCTGGACGGCATTCGTGAACATGCTGGAATACAAAGCCCAGCGCTATGGACGCACCCTGATCAAGATCGGCCGGTTCGAGCCGACCTCCCAGACCTGCTCCACCTGCGGAGTCAAGGACGGTCCCAAGCCGCTGCACATCCGGGAGTGGACCTGTACTGCCTGCGGCACCCTCCACGACCGGGATCACAACGCCGCACTCAACGTCCACCAGGCCGCCGGACTGGCGGTAACAGCCTGCGGAGCGCCGGTAAGACCAGGAGCAATCCCGGCACAGCGCGAAGAAACAGGAAGCCACGGAATCCCCACCGGAAACCGCGCCGCGTAG
- a CDS encoding VOC family protein codes for MSDEATPVEATPVRELRLVVTAADYDAALHFYRDVLGLPERAAFSSDGGRVSILEAGRATLEITDPKHAEFIDEVEVGRRVAGHIRVAFEVDDSTATTARLAAAGAEVIAEPTRTPWNSLNSRLEAPGALQLTLFTELDV; via the coding sequence ATGTCCGACGAAGCCACCCCCGTCGAAGCCACCCCCGTCCGCGAACTCCGGCTGGTCGTCACCGCCGCCGACTACGACGCCGCGCTGCACTTCTACCGCGATGTGCTGGGGCTGCCCGAGCGGGCGGCGTTCTCGTCCGACGGCGGGCGGGTGTCGATCCTCGAAGCGGGCCGGGCGACGCTGGAGATCACCGATCCGAAGCACGCGGAGTTCATCGACGAGGTGGAGGTCGGCCGCCGTGTGGCCGGCCACATCCGGGTCGCCTTCGAGGTGGACGACTCGACCGCGACCACGGCGAGGCTGGCGGCGGCCGGCGCCGAGGTGATCGCCGAGCCGACCCGCACCCCCTGGAACTCGCTGAACTCCCGCCTCGAAGCGCCCGGCGCCCTGCAGCTGACCCTCTTCACCGAACTCGACGTGTGA
- a CDS encoding 3'-5' exonuclease, protein MPTFVIFDLEFTTWPGAMEQDWSAPGQLREIVQIGAVRVNEEYAVVEEYETLVRPVVNPRLSPFFTTLTGIDQGDVDRDGLAPARALDDFLAFCRGGSVLSYGNDMLVLGENIGWARARGETIEHRVLAPGFLNVRPWVNAVAPVTTGVNSGRLWQALGLPRPGTPGAEHSALFDCHSIASALRHLAGTGVVLPDGLLRVSGARAGS, encoded by the coding sequence TTGCCCACCTTCGTCATCTTCGACCTGGAGTTCACGACCTGGCCCGGGGCCATGGAGCAGGACTGGTCGGCCCCCGGCCAACTGCGCGAGATCGTGCAGATCGGCGCGGTGCGGGTGAATGAGGAGTACGCCGTCGTCGAGGAGTACGAGACGCTGGTCCGCCCGGTGGTGAACCCCCGGCTCTCGCCGTTCTTCACCACCCTCACCGGCATCGACCAGGGTGACGTGGACCGGGACGGCCTGGCGCCGGCCCGGGCCCTCGACGACTTCCTCGCCTTCTGCCGGGGCGGGTCGGTCCTGTCCTACGGCAACGACATGCTCGTCCTCGGCGAGAACATCGGCTGGGCCCGGGCCCGGGGCGAGACGATCGAGCACCGCGTGCTCGCCCCGGGCTTCCTCAACGTCCGGCCGTGGGTGAACGCCGTCGCCCCGGTGACGACCGGCGTCAACTCGGGCCGCCTCTGGCAGGCCCTGGGCCTCCCCCGGCCCGGCACCCCGGGCGCCGAACACTCGGCCCTCTTCGACTGCCACTCCATCGCGTCGGCCCTGCGCCACCTGGCGGGGACGGGGGTCGTCCTGCCGGACGGCCTCCTCCGCGTCAGTGGGGCCCGCGCGGGGAGTTGA